In a single window of the Gossypium hirsutum isolate 1008001.06 chromosome D02, Gossypium_hirsutum_v2.1, whole genome shotgun sequence genome:
- the LOC107909880 gene encoding methyl-CpG-binding domain protein 4-like protein yields MSSFAPTSRNGRKLQEVEGDEKAPDSASTKAIKNFGLQRKRAEMIQRMSQEYLWKEWTHVTELHGVGKYAADAYAIFCTRKGDRVTPTDHMLNHYWNFLYGPKNTSI; encoded by the exons ATGAGTTCCTTTGCCCCAACATCTC GGAATGGAAGAAAATTACAGGAGGTTGAAGGAGATGAAAAAGCCCCTGACTCTGCCTCCACTAAGGCTATAAAAAATTTTGGTCTTCAAAGAAAGCGGGCAGAGATGATACAACGAATGTCTCAGGAATATTTATGGAAGGAATGGACTCATGTGACTGAGCTGCACGGTGTCGGAAA GTATGCTGCAGATGCATATGCGATATTCTGTACTAGAAAAGGGGATAGAGTAACGCCCACCGATCATATGCTTAACCATTATTGGAACTTTCTCTATGGACCCAAGAATACTTCAATATAG